The genomic segment TTGACGACACCGTAGTTACTGCCCCAGACGAAGGTTGCCAAGAGCAGCCACCCGTCCATGCGGGACAAGCGCGGAACAGCCACAAGGGGAGAGGACGAGACCTTCTGCGCGAAAAGAAGTTGGGGCGGACCCTGGGACCCGCCCCCGTTCATGAGTCGTGCCGAGGTAGGGCCGCCTCGGCGAGGCGGCCCTACCTAGAAGAGGCGGTTCGGCACGATGAAGATGAACAGCGAGATGAGCAGCACGTAGAGCACGAGCGACTCGATCAGGACCAGTCCCAGAATCGTCACGCCGCGGATCTGATCCGCCGCGCCCGGATTCCGTGCAATGGCTTCGGTCGCCGAGGCGACGGCCTTGCCCTGACCAAGCGCGCCACCCGCCGCGGCAATACCCAAAGCAAATCCCGCGGTCGCGATCGCCCACTTGAGAGCCTCAGCCGACTCCAAGGCACCGCCACCCGCCGCCTCTTCCTGCGCATAGAGCGGCGAGAGCATCCCTGCCGCCAACATGAGCCCCATTACGATGACGAGCTTCTTCACGATCGGAGCCTCCTCCGAAAATGGCATTACGAGCGATGTGTCCCCGGTGGTTGTACTCGACCGACTCCCGTCGAGAGCCACCTTATCGTTCACGCGAGCCTCGCGCGGGCCCGCGCGGTGCCTTGCGCTGTGCGCTTCGCACCTCCTGCTCACGTCCCGAGCACACATCGAGCTCGGAAGCGGAGCAATCTCCCTCTACGCCGCGGCGTGCGCCTGCGCCTCGTCGTGGTGCACCTCGTGGTCATGGTCTGTGTGCACGGCGCCCGCGAGGTAGATCATTGTCAGCAGCGCGAAAATGTATGCCTGCAGCGTGCCGGTCACGACTCCCAACAACATGAAGGGAAGCGGAATGATGAACGGCACCAACCCAGCGATGATCAGCACGATCATCTCCTCGCCGAACACGTTCCCGAAGAGTCGCAG from the Luteitalea sp. genome contains:
- a CDS encoding ATP synthase F0 subunit C — protein: MGLMLAAGMLSPLYAQEEAAGGGALESAEALKWAIATAGFALGIAAAGGALGQGKAVASATEAIARNPGAADQIRGVTILGLVLIESLVLYVLLISLFIFIVPNRLF